ACCGGGGCCGACGTGACGGCCGGCATCGAGCAGATGGGTGATGTAGAGGGGCACCAGTTTGCCGGCCTTCCACAGCTCGTGCTCGTCGCTGTCCGGCTCGACAAACGGGCCCGTGACCTTGAAGTCGGCCGCGAACCGCGTGGCGCGCTTGAGATCGGCCGGTGATGTCGTCTCCATACGCCCGCCGATACGGGGCGGTCGAGTCCCGGTCGGTGTGACGGCGGGTTGGGCTCGGCGACGGAAGAACTTGAACATGGACGCTCCTGTGGTGTGGCGGTGGGTTGGGACGGGGTGTGTCCATTGGTCAACGTTTCTTCACTCGAAGTAGTGGGGGATTACTGGGTAGCTCGCCATCCTCGCCACATTCGATGAGAACTCGCAACCACACGCTCCGCCCTGGACCCGGTGACGAACACCGCCTGGACTCGAGTCATCGGCACGGCTCAACTGCGCAATCTCTACCAGCACCGAGGCATCATGCGCCACCCAGGCTAGAAACTGCCCCAACGCCGCGCCACCTATGTGAGAAACGCGCCATATCGGGCCGAGAACCGACAGCTGCTCGGCGTCGCACCAGGTTCGGTATGGGAGATCTGCGCCAACTGAGTGGGGAGCGTGGGGAGCACAAGGAAAAGGCCAGGTGAATGGGAGAAAAATACTCCCCACTGGGGTGGGGAGCAGGACGAAATTCGGGGAATTGTTGAAGTGAAAGACACCCGGTCTGCCCGCGTACGCACCGATCACCGGCATTGTAGGAATTCAGTAGTGATGTCAGTTGTTCATCACCGTGTCAACGGCGTGTCAAAAGTTTCATGTGCATGTCAAAGATGCAGGCTGAGCGTGTGGGCTGGTTGGCTGACACAGGTTCGTTACCCGCACGAGCTGCAGCGATCTGGTGACAGACGACGAGTCTCGACGACGTTCGCCTCTCGGATGTTCTCCTTGGCGAACTAGGGCATGTCTCCCAATAGTTTGAGCCATTCGACGATGCCGGCGAGGAGGAATCCAGCCCGGTAAGTCAGGGCAAGCTTGTCATACCGGGTTGCCACCGCTCGCCACTGTTTTGCCTTGTTGAAGGCCCTTTCCACCACGTTGCGGCCCTTGTACGACTCGGCATCGAAGTTCGGTGGCCGACCGCCCGCGCTGCCCTTGTTCTTGCGGTTGGCCACCTGATCGGACTTCTCGGGAATGACCGCCTTGATGCCCTTGCTGCGTAGCAGTTCTCGATTGGCCTTGGATGTGTACGCCTTGTCGGCACGGACCTCGTCCGGGCGCGTGCGGGGTGCGCCGCCACCGATGCGCGGCACGCAGATGCCCTCCAGGAGCGGGCCGAACATCGGGCTGTCGCCGGCCTGGCCAGGACCCACCAGCACCGACAAGGGACGTCCGTCGCCATCGCACGCCAGGTGGACTTTGCAGGTCAGCCCGCCGCGGGACCGGCCGATGCCGTGATCGACCGGTTCGTCAAGCAGATTCGTGTAATTCGGTAGATCCCCCTGTGTCACGCGCGGCGTTGGCGCCGTGCTGGTGCACCCGCACCACGGTGGAATCCACCGACACCGCCCAATCCAGGTCGCCACCGGCATCGGCCATCGCCGCCAGGGCTATGAGTACCCGATCCCACGTTCCATCCCCGGCGTAGCGTCGGTGCCGTTTCCACACCGTCTTCCAGGGGCCGAAATGCGCAGGTAGATCCCGCCACGGGAGCCCGGTACGCAGCCGGTAGAGCATCCCCTCCACCACGAGCCGGCTGTTCTGGAACTTCCGCCCCCGCAGCCCATCCGAACTGGGCAACAGCAGCGCAAGCAACTCCCACTGCTTGTCCGTCAACACCTCAAACCTATTAACAACGTCTGCCACAGCGAAGAGTCTGCAGCACAACACCCCAAATCATTGGGAGACACGCCCTAGTGCGGGTGCCTCCATCGGTAGTTGGCCAACAACCGGCCGCCGGAATGGAATCGGATCGTCAACAACACGGAGCAGAGGAAGGCGCGCGGACCACCGACCGACGCCGAGGATTTTGACAGGTAAATGAAATTTCGAGCAACACCGGATTCAGTCAACCCGCAGGTGAAAGCGTCGGACGAGTGACGGATCAAATGAATTCCTACAATCGCCGTGCGTGCGGGGGCTGTTGACCGAGGTGCCGGTGGGGCCGGCCAACGGGTTGGAGCAGGATTCGGTGGTCAGTTGCGACAACATCGTCAGTCACGATTGCGGTGTCGGCGTTGGGGCGTGGTCTCGGGTTCTTCTTTCCGTCGCAGGAGGTGGCCCTGTCCGAGGCGATCCGGGCCGCGTTTCGACCTGGAATGACCAATCCCATGGTGGGACAGCTGGCGCCCAGGCAGGCTCCGCGTCACCGCCAGGAGGTGTGGTGGTGACCGAGGGTTGAGGGTGAACGGTTCGCGCTGTTCGCAGCCGGTGGGGGTGATCGGGAGGCGATTCGCCCGTCGGGATGCGGGCCACATGTCCCCACCGGACAAAAATGGTTCTCATGGTGCTCGACCGCGGCCTTCTGCCGTCGATGATCCTGCCGGCCCCTGCCGTGGTGGGGCACCCGCTAGTGGTGTGTCTCGCAAATATATTTGGATTGATTCGATAGAATCCGTGCATGAGGAATCCGGTACCCGCTTTGCAGATTTCCGATGGGCAGCGTGTTGTGCTCGAGTCGTTGGCGCGGTCGCAGACGGGTGCGCACCGGGAGG
This genomic window from Rhodococcus pseudokoreensis contains:
- a CDS encoding IS5 family transposase (programmed frameshift), yielding MADVVNRFEVLTDKQWELLALLLPSSDGLRGRKFQNSRLVVEGMLYRLRTGLPWRDLPAHFGPWKTVWKRHRRYAGDGTWDRVLIALAAMADAGGDLDWAVSVDSTVVRVHQHGANARVTQGDLPNYTNLLDEPVDHGIGRSRGGLTCKVHLACDGDGRPLSVLVGPGQAGDSPMFGPLLEGICVPRIGGGAPRTRPDEVRADKAYTSKANRELLRSKGIKAVIPEKSDQVANRKNKGSAGGRPPNFDAESYKGRNVVERAFNKAKQWRAVATRYDKLALTYRAGFLLAGIVEWLKLLGDMP